From the Candidatus Krumholzibacteriota bacterium genome, one window contains:
- a CDS encoding 6-carboxytetrahydropterin synthase: MENKKNVYYTVSTEVQFSASHLLRDYPGDCARLHGHNWVVRAYYRFTALGDDGISADYIKLKSDLSRELLPRFDHRNLNEVKPFDRKNPTSENIAAEIFRICRENIHYEGGKLVEIELWETPTDMVRYGER, translated from the coding sequence ATGGAAAATAAAAAAAATGTGTATTACACAGTTTCAACAGAGGTTCAGTTTTCCGCTTCCCATTTGTTGAGGGATTATCCCGGTGACTGCGCGAGACTCCATGGGCATAATTGGGTTGTCCGCGCCTATTATCGTTTTACTGCCTTGGGAGATGACGGGATATCAGCTGATTATATTAAGCTCAAGTCGGACCTTTCACGTGAATTATTACCTCGTTTTGATCATCGTAATTTGAATGAAGTTAAACCTTTTGACAGGAAAAACCCTACGTCTGAAAATATAGCGGCGGAAATCTTCAGGATTTGCCGTGAAAATATCCATTATGAAGGCGGAAAACTTGTAGAGATAGAGCTCTGGGAAACTCCAACAGATATGGTGCGTTACGGTGAACGATAG
- a CDS encoding 7-cyano-7-deazaguanine synthase has product MNDRDNSIENALVLLSGGLDSTVALAVAQRRYKLKTVLFFEYNQHALERERSAVRRIAGFYQLPIEYVKLPWLGEGSSSSLTREVLQKEDDFRNVEVGQENKRDPSSAWVENRNGIFLNIAAAFASWKQCSVIITGFNREESRLFPDNSSIYVDAVNRALDIGVRKDIRVESPTLDFDKKRIAKEGMKLSIPWKYLWSCYGGGKLMCGKCYSCMKLKSAIEGMGAAEVISFAEEE; this is encoded by the coding sequence GTGAACGATAGAGACAATTCTATTGAAAACGCTCTGGTGCTGCTTTCCGGCGGGCTGGATTCAACCGTGGCTCTCGCTGTCGCGCAGAGGCGGTATAAACTTAAAACAGTTCTGTTCTTTGAATATAACCAGCATGCTCTTGAAAGAGAAAGGTCAGCTGTCAGAAGAATTGCCGGCTTTTATCAGCTTCCCATAGAGTATGTAAAACTGCCATGGCTTGGGGAAGGTTCCTCCTCTTCTTTGACAAGAGAAGTTTTGCAAAAGGAAGACGATTTTAGAAATGTAGAAGTTGGACAGGAAAATAAGAGGGACCCCTCTTCAGCCTGGGTAGAAAACAGAAACGGTATTTTTCTTAATATTGCCGCGGCATTTGCGTCATGGAAGCAGTGTTCGGTGATTATAACTGGATTCAACAGAGAAGAATCGCGCCTATTTCCTGATAACAGCAGCATTTATGTCGACGCGGTTAACCGCGCGCTGGATATTGGAGTTAGAAAGGATATCCGTGTTGAAAGTCCTACTCTGGATTTTGACAAGAAGAGGATAGCTAAAGAAGGGATGAAGCTTTCAATACCCTGGAAATACTTGTGGAGTTGCTACGGCGGCGGCAAATTGATGTGCGGAAAATGTTATTCATGCATGAAATTAAAGTCTGCCATTGAGGGGATGGGCGCCGCGGAAGTGATCTCTTTCGCTGAGGAGGAATAG
- a CDS encoding DUF366 family protein: protein MNSGKYSVLETKWLGRPIDYSGDELRGHFVRELSGIKNDGVVAFAGSCSVRGDSLVDLEDAEAGSTIESANMLHFIGEHFGCPLREANFRLRVFASVVKDLFQKCVRDIELDRSGDDLFIENRKLTVAISTLTPVSAVFHFGINIDPEGAPVPAAGLEEFGVEVKWMAEETLEKYRRECNSVEMALRKVRGRY from the coding sequence GTGAATAGTGGTAAATATTCAGTTCTCGAAACGAAATGGTTAGGGAGGCCAATTGATTATTCAGGCGATGAACTCAGGGGACATTTTGTCAGAGAACTCTCAGGCATAAAAAACGACGGGGTTGTCGCTTTTGCCGGTTCATGCAGTGTGAGAGGCGATAGCCTTGTTGATCTTGAAGACGCGGAAGCGGGAAGCACTATTGAGTCCGCGAATATGCTTCACTTTATCGGGGAGCATTTTGGCTGCCCTCTCCGTGAAGCTAATTTCAGGTTGAGAGTATTCGCATCGGTAGTGAAGGATCTTTTTCAAAAGTGTGTTCGTGATATCGAATTAGACAGATCTGGAGATGATCTCTTCATTGAAAATAGAAAGCTGACCGTGGCGATTTCAACACTTACCCCTGTTTCTGCTGTTTTTCATTTTGGAATTAACATCGATCCTGAAGGTGCCCCGGTACCCGCCGCGGGCCTTGAAGAGTTCGGCGTTGAAGTGAAATGGATGGCTGAAGAAACCCTTGAAAAGTACCGCCGGGAATGTAATTCAGTTGAGATGGCGCTCAGAAAAGTAAGGGGAAGATATTAG